In the genome of Triticum urartu cultivar G1812 chromosome 5, Tu2.1, whole genome shotgun sequence, one region contains:
- the LOC125507449 gene encoding L-type lectin-domain containing receptor kinase IX.1-like: MAAVSPPRLPRVFIRYFCLYQLLLSLHLPPRASSLSFNSNFSLPRGYNAQDFILQGDAYFDSQMIELTKNDQSQKIHDSVGRVVYAQPVPLWDVATGKLATFNTTFSFQIKPEDGAVTGDGMAFFLGHYPPTSIPNPIENGRNLGLFTNNSNTNATGNDRILAVELDTFLNTGIDTSNSHIGIDVNSIISRGYTNVMVPGKNLTSGLPMTCQVSYDNNTQILTATLKIGDVAYHVDTSADLRQLLPSVVAIGFSAATGAAIELHRIMSWSFDSSLDVSPPPEPQPPAATKPKPKSHSKLPWPSIVAIIISCGCVVLLVSGLVVVFCCCRHTRNNDLDEAPPRAAGVRMQMQMQDVVLLLVDPVNHLASIARSFRYDELVEATNNFAEDTMLGRGGSASVYRGKLTNPDKLVAIKRFNGQASDTEKGLFQAEIKAISGLRHRNLVELVGWCNDVGNNHLLLVYELVSQGSLDEHLHGDKSWLSWPKRYRIILDTGCALEYIHKQCNDCVLHGDIKPCNILLDERYQAKITDFGLARLIDHETQQKTTQYPAGTPGYIDPEFLETGKRSRESDVYSFGIVLLEIVSGRRPAGSRLLTEVRNRHGRHAINEAIYPRLLDESTSRDHDERKMERVLLIGLWCTHPDPTKRPLIAEAMKTLESDDENLEIPALPHHVAEPLGHSASSSETSSVHASTAHDQDFLAR; encoded by the exons ATGGCTGCTGTGAGCCCTCCCCGCCTTCCACGGGTATTCATCCGATACTTTTGCCTCTACCAGCTGCTGCTGTCTCTCCACCTGCCTCCTCGCGCTTCCTCGCTTTCGTTCAACTCCAATTTTTCCCTGCCCCGCGGCTACAACGCACAAGATTTCATCCTTCAGGGCGATGCATACTTCGACTCCCAGATGATCGAGCTGACAAAGAACGACCAGAGCCAAAAAATCCATGACAGCGTGGGCCGCGTGGTGTACGCGCAGCCGGTGCCGCTCTGGGATGTCGCCACCGGCAAGCTCGCAACATTCAACACCACCTTCTCCTTCCAAATAAAGCCCGAGGACGGTGCAGTTACCGGCGACGGCATGGCTTTCTTCCTGGGCCACTACCCACCGACAAGCATCCCGAACCCCATTGAGAATGGCAGGAACCTCGGCCTCTTCACCAACAACAGCAACACGAATGCCACCGGCAACGACCGGATCCTGGCGGTTGAGCTGGACACCTTTTTGAACACCGGCATAGACACCAGCAACAGCCACATTGGCATCGACGTCAACTCCATAATCTCGCGGGGGTACACCAATGTGATGGTGCCCGGCAAGAACCTGACGTCTGGTCTCCCTATGACCTGCCAGGTTAGCTATGACAATAACACACAAATCTTAACCGCCACTCTCAAGATCGGTGACGTGGCCTACCACGTCGACACCAGTGCCGACCTGAGGCAGCTCTTGCCTAGTGTCGTGGCCATCGGCTTCTCAGCTGCAACCGGGGCAGCCATCGAGCTACACCGGATAATGTCTTGGTCATTTGACTCCAGCTTAGATGTGTCTCCGCCACCCGAGCCTCAACCACCTGCTGCTACTAAACCTAAACCTAAGAGCCACTCAAAGCTCCCCTGGCCCTCGATAGTAGCTATTATTATTTCTTGTGGCTGTGTAGTACTGTTAGTTTCTGGCTTGGTCGTTGTCTTCTGTTGCTGCCGGCACACACGAAATAACGACCTAGATGAGGCTCCCCCTAGAGCTGCAGGTGTCCGCATGCAGATGCAGATGCAGGACGTGGTACTGCTACTAGTGGACCCGGTAAACCACTTGGCTAGCATCGCCAGAAGTTTCCGGTATGATGAGCTTGTCGAAGCGACAAACAACTTTGCTGAGGATACGATGCTGGGAAGAGGGGGCTCTGCATCGGTGTATCGGGGCAAATTGACCAATCCAGACAAACTAGTGGCGATAAAGAGGTTCAATGGGCAAGCATCAGACACCGAAAAGGGGTTGTTCCAGGCTGAAATCAAGGCCATCAGTGGACTGAGGCATCGAAACCTGGTAGAGTTAGTAGGCTGGTGCAATGATGTCGGCAACAACCATCTCTTGCTAGTTTACGAGCTTGTATCACAGGGTAGCCTCGACGAACACTTGCATGGGGACAAGAGCTGGTTGTCATGGCCCAAGAG GTACAGGATCATCCTTGACACAGGGTGTGCCCTAGAATACATCCACAAACAATGCAATGATTGTGTCTTGCACGGTGACATTAAACCTTGTAACATATTGCTCGACGAAAGGTATCAAGCTAAGATTACAGACTTCGGTTTGGCAAGGCTGATTGATCACGAAACACAGCAAAAGACGACACAATATCCAGCCGGGACCCCAGGGTATATAGACCCGGAATTTTTGGAAACGGGCAAGCGGAGTAGGGAGTCAGATGTCTACAGCTTTGGCATCGTTTTGCTGGAGATTGTTTCAGGCCGGCGTCCAGCTGGCAGCCGATTGCTAACAGAGGTAAGGAATCGGCACGGCAGACATGCGATCAATGAAGCAATATACCCACGGCTGCTGGACGAGTCAACCAGCAGGGATCACGACGAACGCAAGATGGAGCGTGTGCTGCTCATCGGGCTCTGGTGCACACACCCCGACCCAACCAAGCGTCCACTCATCGCAGAAGCCATGAAGACACTCGAATCAGATGATGAGAATTTGGAGATCCCTGCACTGCCGCATCATGTGGCCGAGCCATTAGGTCACAGCGCCTCCTCAAGTGAGACTTCTAGCGTGCACGCCTCCACAGCTCATGATCAAGATTTTCTAGCTCGTTAG